The Hahella sp. HNIBRBA332 genome window below encodes:
- a CDS encoding GNAT family N-acetyltransferase, whose amino-acid sequence MQGYRISTNLDEMDLDVIHGFISTSYWASGIPKELLGKAIANSLCFGVFDPEDKQVGFARLITDKATFAYLADVFILDAHRGKGLSKLLMTQVMDHPDLQGLRRMMLATRDAHGLYSQFGFTQVENPDILMQVWKPEIYQGL is encoded by the coding sequence ATGCAGGGCTACAGAATCAGTACGAATTTGGATGAGATGGATTTGGATGTCATCCATGGTTTTATCTCCACCAGTTATTGGGCCAGCGGCATTCCCAAAGAGCTATTGGGCAAAGCCATCGCCAATTCTCTCTGCTTCGGCGTTTTTGATCCGGAAGACAAACAGGTCGGCTTCGCCCGTCTGATCACTGACAAAGCCACTTTTGCTTATCTGGCGGACGTTTTCATACTGGATGCCCACCGCGGCAAAGGCTTGAGCAAACTCCTGATGACCCAGGTCATGGACCACCCCGATCTGCAGGGATTGAGGCGCATGATGCTGGCGACGCGAGACGCCCACGGTCTCTACTCCCAGTTTGGTTTCACCCAAGTGGAGAATCCAGACATCCTGATGCAGGTTTGGAAGCCAGAGATTTATCAAGGGCTTTAG